A region of Pseudoalteromonas aliena SW19 DNA encodes the following proteins:
- a CDS encoding enoyl-CoA hydratase/isomerase family protein gives MSVTLQITKSNVAVLVLSRPEKRNAFNSEVIHELIQCIEHANTLDIRALVLKTEGKHFSAGADLAWMKSMADNNYADNLADSMQLAKLMQVLASSPHPTICAVQGAAFGGALGLIACCDIALSKDDAQFCLSEVKLGLIPAVISPYVIKAIGERAARRYFLTAEVFDAHTAKQLGLIHQVTGNLECALDNMLQTLIDNGPIAVKAAKALINDVANKPITDELIELTAERIAKIRVSEEGQEGLTAFFDKRPPAWQL, from the coding sequence ATGTCAGTAACACTACAAATAACAAAATCTAATGTGGCTGTACTTGTGTTAAGCCGCCCAGAAAAAAGAAACGCATTTAATAGCGAAGTAATACACGAGCTTATTCAATGCATTGAACATGCTAATACGCTTGATATTCGTGCTTTGGTTTTAAAAACCGAAGGTAAGCATTTTTCAGCCGGTGCCGATTTAGCCTGGATGAAATCAATGGCAGATAACAACTACGCCGATAACCTAGCTGATTCAATGCAATTAGCTAAATTAATGCAGGTATTGGCAAGCTCGCCACACCCTACAATTTGCGCTGTACAAGGCGCTGCTTTTGGTGGTGCACTGGGCTTAATTGCTTGTTGCGACATAGCCCTTAGTAAAGACGATGCACAATTTTGCTTAAGCGAAGTAAAGTTGGGTCTTATTCCGGCTGTTATTAGTCCATACGTAATTAAAGCCATTGGTGAGCGCGCTGCTCGCAGATACTTTTTAACGGCTGAGGTGTTTGATGCCCATACTGCTAAACAATTGGGTTTAATTCATCAAGTAACCGGTAATTTAGAGTGCGCGCTCGATAACATGCTGCAAACACTGATTGATAACGGACCTATTGCAGTAAAGGCGGCAAAAGCATTAATTAACGATGTAGCAAATAAGCCAATTACCGATGAACTCATTGAGCTTACCGCAGAGCGTATTGCAAAAATTCGCGTATCTGAAGAAGGTCAAGAAGGGCTAACTGCTTTTTTTGATAAACGCCCACCCGCTTGGCAACTGTAG
- a CDS encoding CoA transferase subunit A — protein MAGFDKVVSSYEAAMEGLKDGDTIIAGGFGLCGIPEGLIKQIKQMQTKDLTVVSNNCGVDDFGLGILLQDKQIKKVVASYVGENALFEQQLLSGEIDVELTPQGTLAEKMRAGGAGIPAFYTATGYGTPVAEGKDVKEFNGRPYILEESITGEFAIVKAWKADRYGNLVFRHTAMNFNPMAATAGKITVAEVEEIVEPGELEPSQIHTPGIFVNRVIKGNFEKRIERVTTRD, from the coding sequence ATGGCCGGTTTTGATAAGGTAGTTTCTAGTTACGAAGCTGCAATGGAAGGATTAAAAGACGGCGATACCATTATTGCCGGTGGTTTTGGTTTATGTGGTATTCCTGAGGGCTTAATTAAACAAATTAAGCAGATGCAAACAAAAGACTTAACCGTAGTATCTAATAACTGTGGTGTTGATGACTTTGGTTTAGGTATTTTATTACAGGACAAGCAAATTAAAAAAGTAGTTGCCTCATACGTTGGCGAAAACGCCCTATTCGAGCAGCAGTTATTAAGTGGCGAAATTGACGTTGAGCTTACGCCTCAAGGCACACTTGCTGAAAAAATGCGCGCTGGTGGCGCGGGTATACCCGCGTTTTACACTGCAACCGGTTACGGCACTCCAGTAGCTGAGGGTAAAGACGTAAAAGAGTTTAATGGTCGCCCGTATATTTTAGAAGAATCGATAACGGGTGAATTTGCCATTGTTAAAGCGTGGAAAGCCGATCGTTATGGCAATTTAGTGTTTAGACACACCGCCATGAACTTTAACCCAATGGCTGCAACGGCGGGTAAAATTACTGTTGCCGAAGTAGAAGAAATAGTAGAGCCGGGTGAGCTTGAGCCAAGCCAAATTCATACCCCTGGTATTTTTGTAAATCGCGTTATTAAAGGCAACTTTGAAAAACGTATTGAACGTGTAACTACACGAGATTAA
- a CDS encoding hydroxymethylglutaryl-CoA lyase has protein sequence MSAFVNKVRIVEVGARDGLQNEKTVSTADKVALINALSAAGLKDIEAGAFVSPKWVPQMADSADVISALDLPDVNLSALTPNLKGAHAAHAVGIKEFAIFTAASESFCQKNINCSIDESIERFSEVMAFAKANNIRVRGYVSCVLGCPYEGEIDPQAVLSVSQKLLDLGCYEVSLGDTIGVGTAKKVTQLIELLLTHIDKAKLAVHFHDTYGQALTNIYAALSLGIATVDAAVAGLGGCPYAKGASGNVATEDVVYLLQGLGIEHGIDLQRLSDAGWEITKVLGKQPVSKVSVALHTK, from the coding sequence ATGAGTGCCTTTGTAAATAAAGTTCGTATTGTTGAAGTTGGCGCGCGAGACGGTCTACAAAACGAAAAAACAGTAAGCACTGCCGATAAAGTAGCGCTTATTAACGCCCTAAGTGCTGCAGGTTTGAAAGATATTGAAGCTGGCGCGTTTGTCTCCCCTAAGTGGGTGCCACAAATGGCAGACTCAGCGGATGTAATTTCAGCGCTAGATTTACCCGATGTAAATTTAAGCGCCCTTACCCCTAACTTAAAAGGCGCACATGCAGCGCACGCTGTCGGCATTAAAGAGTTTGCTATATTTACCGCTGCGAGTGAGTCGTTTTGTCAAAAAAATATAAACTGCTCAATTGATGAAAGTATTGAACGCTTTAGTGAAGTAATGGCGTTTGCTAAAGCTAATAATATTCGTGTACGTGGTTATGTAAGCTGTGTGCTAGGTTGCCCCTATGAGGGTGAGATCGACCCGCAAGCAGTATTAAGTGTATCGCAAAAGCTATTAGATTTAGGCTGTTACGAAGTAAGCCTTGGCGATACCATAGGTGTTGGCACCGCAAAAAAAGTAACGCAATTAATCGAGTTACTTTTAACGCACATTGATAAAGCCAAACTTGCCGTGCATTTTCATGATACATACGGCCAAGCGCTAACAAATATTTACGCAGCTTTAAGTCTAGGTATAGCAACGGTTGACGCGGCAGTTGCAGGCCTTGGTGGCTGTCCTTATGCTAAGGGGGCGTCAGGAAATGTTGCCACCGAAGATGTGGTTTACTTACTGCAAGGGCTTGGCATTGAGCATGGAATTGATTTACAAAGGTTAAGTGACGCTGGCTGGGAAATAACCAAAGTACTTGGTAAGCAACCTGTGAGCAAAGTATCTGTGGCACTACACACTAAATAG
- a CDS encoding MerR family transcriptional regulator → MKSDNQTNFASSANLPASNEQTFSISELAKEFDITTRSIRFYEDQGLVTPERNGQTRIYSKRDKVRLKLILRGKRLGFTLAETGRLFELYDADKSSAKQLVTMLDLIAEKKSDLSQQMDDIKVVLMELVTAERRCRDTLNKIDE, encoded by the coding sequence ATGAAATCAGATAATCAAACAAACTTTGCAAGTTCAGCCAACCTGCCAGCCAGTAATGAACAAACATTCAGCATTAGCGAACTTGCTAAAGAATTTGACATTACCACCCGTTCTATTCGTTTTTACGAAGATCAAGGGCTCGTTACACCTGAGCGAAACGGACAAACCCGTATTTATTCAAAGCGCGATAAAGTGCGTTTAAAACTAATATTACGCGGTAAACGCCTTGGCTTTACATTGGCCGAAACGGGCCGTTTGTTTGAACTGTACGACGCAGATAAATCAAGCGCAAAACAGTTAGTTACTATGCTCGACTTAATTGCAGAGAAAAAATCAGATCTATCACAACAAATGGACGACATTAAAGTTGTTCTGATGGAATTAGTAACAGCGGAGCGCCGCTGCAGAGACACACTTAACAAAATAGACGAGTAG
- a CDS encoding carboxyl transferase domain-containing protein, whose translation MTILKSSVNPHDPTFIQNHKNMSTLVDDLRDKVATISQGGGAALKERHEGRGKLFVRDRITTLIDEGSPFLEISQFAAFGVYEQAIPCAGVVAGIGRVKGIECMIIANDATVKGGTYFPLTVKKHLRAQDIAERCHLPCIYLVDSGGANLPEQDDVFPDKLHFGRIFYNQARMSGKGIPQIAVVMGLCTAGGAYVPAMADESIIVKDQGTIFLAGPPLVKAATGEEVTAEELGGADVHCKVSGVADHYAENDTHALSIARQCIERINYTRPTAPLLKQELDDVKPPRYDINELYGIVGTDLKKPFDVREVIARTVDDSSFDEFKRYFGETLVTGFASIYGNPVGIVANNGILFSESAQKGAHFIQLCAQRNIPLVFLQNITGFMVGKKYEAEGIAKHGAKMVMAVSCADVPKFTVLIGGSYGAGNYGMCGRAFEPTMMWMWPNARISVMGGEQAAGVMAQVKQDGLARKGQSMSEQEITDFKKPIIDQYEEQGHPYYASARLWDDGIIDPADTRNVLGLALTAANNAPQRDSKFGVFRM comes from the coding sequence ATGACGATTTTAAAATCGAGCGTTAATCCTCACGATCCAACGTTTATACAAAACCATAAAAACATGTCAACGCTGGTGGATGATTTACGCGATAAAGTAGCCACAATTAGCCAAGGTGGTGGCGCTGCGTTAAAAGAGCGCCACGAAGGTCGGGGTAAATTATTTGTACGCGACCGCATAACTACGTTAATTGACGAAGGCTCACCATTTTTAGAAATTTCACAATTTGCTGCCTTTGGTGTGTACGAACAAGCAATACCGTGTGCTGGCGTTGTAGCCGGTATAGGCCGTGTTAAGGGTATTGAATGCATGATTATTGCAAACGATGCCACGGTTAAAGGCGGTACGTACTTTCCGCTGACCGTTAAAAAGCATTTACGTGCACAAGACATCGCAGAGCGCTGCCACTTACCGTGTATTTATCTTGTAGATTCGGGCGGTGCAAATCTGCCAGAGCAAGACGATGTATTTCCAGATAAGCTGCATTTTGGTCGTATTTTTTACAATCAAGCCCGCATGTCAGGTAAAGGTATCCCACAAATTGCCGTGGTAATGGGGTTATGTACCGCAGGTGGGGCGTACGTACCTGCAATGGCCGATGAAAGCATTATTGTAAAAGATCAAGGCACTATATTTTTAGCAGGCCCGCCGCTTGTAAAAGCAGCAACAGGCGAAGAAGTAACCGCCGAAGAACTTGGCGGCGCCGATGTGCACTGTAAAGTGTCGGGTGTTGCCGATCACTACGCTGAAAATGACACCCATGCGCTTTCTATTGCGCGCCAATGTATTGAGCGTATTAATTACACACGTCCGACCGCGCCGTTACTTAAACAAGAGTTAGATGATGTAAAACCACCACGTTACGATATTAACGAGCTTTACGGCATTGTCGGTACCGACCTTAAAAAGCCGTTTGATGTACGCGAAGTCATAGCGCGCACAGTAGACGACTCATCATTTGATGAATTTAAACGCTACTTTGGTGAAACGCTCGTCACCGGTTTTGCCAGTATTTATGGCAACCCGGTTGGCATAGTGGCTAATAACGGTATTTTATTTAGTGAGTCGGCGCAAAAAGGCGCGCACTTTATTCAGCTGTGTGCTCAGCGCAATATTCCTTTAGTGTTTTTACAAAATATTACTGGCTTTATGGTAGGTAAAAAATACGAAGCCGAAGGTATTGCTAAGCACGGCGCTAAAATGGTGATGGCTGTTTCGTGTGCGGATGTGCCTAAATTTACAGTACTTATTGGCGGCTCATACGGCGCAGGTAACTACGGTATGTGTGGTCGTGCATTTGAACCAACCATGATGTGGATGTGGCCAAATGCCCGTATTTCGGTAATGGGCGGCGAACAAGCTGCGGGTGTAATGGCACAAGTCAAACAAGATGGTTTAGCACGCAAAGGTCAAAGCATGAGCGAGCAAGAAATCACTGACTTTAAAAAGCCAATAATTGATCAGTACGAAGAGCAAGGTCATCCGTATTACGCAAGTGCACGCTTGTGGGATGATGGCATTATAGACCCTGCCGACACGCGTAATGTATTAGGGCTTGCGTTGACGGCTGCGAATAACGCACCACAACGTGATTCAAAATTTGGCGTATTTAGAATGTAA
- a CDS encoding acetyl/propionyl/methylcrotonyl-CoA carboxylase subunit alpha: MNTQRLQKILIANRGEIACRVMRSAKQMGLITVAVYSDADKHAQHVKMADEAYHIGAAPSKDSYLVADKILHVAKDCGADCIHPGYGFLSENSEFAKACEANNIAFVGPPASSIEAMGSKTRAKEIMAAANVPLVPGYYGDKQEPAFLQSEAEKIGYPVLIKAAFGGGGKGMRVVQSAKQFMSALEGAQREAIAGFGNDLVLLERYVNQPRHVEVQVFADNHGNCVYLGDRDCSLQRRHQKVIEEAPAPGLSDELRKEMGEAAVRCALAINYRGAGTVEFLLCGDEFFFMEMNTRLQVEHPVTEMVTGVDLVNWQINIAGGQTLPLTQSDIQLQGHSFEARIYAEDPANDFIPCSGTIKALHTPLNSEFVRIDTGIAQGDEISPFYDPMIAKLIVHDDNREQALSRLQQALEQFHLAGFSTNIGFLHNLASHPTFKQGAPSTHFIAEQGDSLVAVNESLLQASQLIGAFAYLESLSNTKNAQNSASPWQQLSGFTLNAPQAIKVPFADLQLSAIKTAAGYSITHNEHVFNLQGALNNGLCSVFINGEKHSAHVTTVDNNTVGNSVTVMNKALQTKFELVDKHYISSHESEALPLAAPLNGTVVKHLIDIGSTITKGDAVVIIEAMKMEYTLNAPHDGILKSYCFGEGELVTHGALLAIVEDTTEEGV; encoded by the coding sequence ATGAACACACAACGATTACAAAAAATACTGATTGCCAATCGTGGAGAAATTGCGTGCCGAGTAATGCGCAGTGCAAAACAAATGGGCTTAATTACGGTCGCCGTTTATTCTGATGCAGACAAACATGCCCAGCACGTAAAAATGGCTGACGAGGCTTACCATATTGGTGCTGCACCAAGTAAAGATTCGTATTTAGTGGCAGACAAAATTTTACACGTTGCCAAAGATTGCGGCGCTGATTGCATTCACCCAGGATATGGTTTTTTATCTGAGAACAGCGAATTTGCTAAAGCCTGCGAAGCGAACAATATTGCTTTTGTAGGACCACCAGCAAGCAGCATTGAAGCAATGGGGTCTAAAACCCGCGCTAAAGAAATAATGGCTGCTGCTAACGTGCCGTTAGTACCTGGTTATTATGGCGATAAACAAGAGCCCGCTTTTTTACAAAGTGAAGCTGAAAAAATTGGCTACCCTGTACTAATTAAAGCGGCCTTTGGTGGCGGTGGTAAAGGCATGCGCGTAGTACAAAGCGCCAAGCAATTTATGAGCGCACTTGAGGGCGCACAACGAGAAGCGATTGCCGGTTTTGGTAACGACTTAGTGTTATTAGAGCGCTACGTAAACCAACCTCGCCATGTTGAAGTACAAGTATTTGCAGATAACCACGGTAACTGTGTTTATTTAGGCGACCGTGATTGCTCCCTGCAACGTCGTCATCAAAAAGTAATTGAAGAAGCCCCTGCTCCGGGTTTATCTGACGAGCTTCGCAAAGAAATGGGCGAAGCGGCTGTACGTTGTGCGCTGGCTATAAATTATAGAGGCGCAGGTACGGTTGAGTTTTTACTGTGTGGCGATGAATTTTTCTTTATGGAAATGAATACACGCCTTCAAGTAGAACACCCTGTAACCGAAATGGTAACCGGTGTAGATTTAGTCAATTGGCAAATTAATATTGCGGGTGGGCAAACACTGCCACTGACTCAAAGTGATATTCAATTGCAAGGTCATAGCTTTGAAGCGCGTATATACGCAGAAGATCCAGCCAACGACTTTATCCCTTGCTCGGGCACTATAAAAGCGCTACATACACCACTTAACAGTGAATTTGTACGTATTGATACAGGCATTGCACAAGGCGACGAAATCAGCCCGTTTTACGATCCTATGATCGCAAAACTTATTGTGCACGACGACAATCGCGAACAAGCCTTGAGCCGCTTACAGCAAGCCCTTGAGCAATTTCATTTAGCGGGTTTTAGCACTAACATTGGCTTTTTACATAATTTAGCAAGCCACCCTACGTTTAAACAAGGTGCGCCAAGTACACACTTTATTGCAGAGCAAGGCGACTCGTTAGTTGCGGTTAACGAATCGTTATTACAAGCAAGTCAGCTTATTGGTGCTTTTGCGTATTTAGAATCATTATCTAACACCAAAAATGCGCAAAACAGTGCAAGCCCGTGGCAACAACTAAGCGGTTTTACACTCAATGCACCGCAAGCAATCAAAGTCCCTTTTGCCGATTTACAGCTAAGCGCTATAAAAACGGCAGCGGGCTATAGTATTACGCATAACGAGCACGTATTTAACCTACAAGGCGCATTGAATAATGGTCTGTGTAGTGTATTTATTAACGGCGAAAAACACAGCGCACACGTAACTACGGTAGATAATAATACGGTAGGTAATAGTGTAACGGTGATGAATAAAGCACTGCAAACTAAATTTGAACTAGTTGATAAACATTATATTAGTTCGCACGAAAGTGAAGCTCTACCGCTTGCCGCCCCACTCAATGGCACGGTAGTTAAGCACTTAATCGACATTGGTAGCACAATTACCAAAGGTGATGCGGTTGTTATTATTGAAGCCATGAAAATGGAATACACGCTTAACGCACCACATGACGGCATTTTAAAAAGCTACTGTTTTGGTGAAGGCGAACTGGTAACGCATGGAGCCTTACTTGCTATCGTAGAAGATACGACTGAGGAAGGTGTATAA
- a CDS encoding CoA transferase subunit B has translation MALSREQVAMRVAQELQDGYYVNLGIGIPTLVANYVPDDIEVMLQSENGLLGMGPYPTKAELDADMINAGKETVTAAKGAAIFNSADSFAMIRGGHVDLTVLGAFEVDQNGNIASWMIPKKLIKGMGGAMDLVAGAKNIIVTMTHASKHGDSKLLEACSLPLTGVNCVKKIVTDLAVLEVKDGAFHLLERAPGVSVDEIISKTAGKLLVDGEVPEMVF, from the coding sequence ATGGCATTATCACGTGAACAAGTTGCAATGCGCGTTGCACAAGAACTACAAGATGGTTACTACGTAAATTTGGGCATAGGAATTCCGACACTCGTCGCAAACTATGTACCGGATGATATTGAAGTTATGTTACAGTCCGAAAATGGCCTTTTAGGCATGGGTCCGTACCCGACTAAAGCAGAGCTAGACGCCGATATGATAAACGCGGGTAAAGAAACCGTGACAGCAGCCAAAGGGGCAGCCATATTTAATAGTGCAGATAGTTTTGCCATGATACGGGGTGGTCATGTAGACTTAACGGTTCTGGGTGCATTTGAAGTTGACCAGAACGGCAACATCGCATCGTGGATGATCCCTAAAAAGCTGATTAAAGGCATGGGTGGCGCGATGGATTTAGTCGCTGGCGCGAAAAATATTATTGTTACTATGACCCATGCAAGTAAGCATGGTGACTCGAAACTATTAGAGGCCTGCTCTTTACCGCTGACCGGCGTAAATTGCGTTAAAAAAATAGTAACAGATTTAGCCGTACTTGAAGTTAAAGACGGCGCATTTCATTTACTCGAACGTGCTCCGGGCGTGTCGGTTGATGAAATCATTAGTAAAACAGCAGGTAAATTACTTGTTGATGGTGAAGTACCAGAAATGGTTTTTTAG
- a CDS encoding isovaleryl-CoA dehydrogenase, which produces MSTISLYKEMNFGLGETADMIRDHVNSFASQEIAPLAEKTDLDNAFPNQLWTQMGEMGVLGMTVSEELGGAGLGYLEHVIAMEEISRASASIGLSYGAHSNLCVNQINRNGTQAQKEKYLPKLISGEHIGALAMSEPNAGSDVVSMKLKAEKKGDKYILNGNKMWITNGPDAHTLVIYAKTDLNAGAKGITAFIVESDFPGFSTAQKLDKLGMRGSNTCELVFENCEVPQENILGNLNEGVKVLMSGLDYERVVLAAGPLGIMQACMDIVVPYIHERKQFDTPIGQFQLIQGKVADMYTQMNAARSYVYTVAKACDRGETTRKDAAGAILYAAELATKMALDAIQILGGNGYINEYATGRLLRDAKLYEIGAGTSEIRRMLIGRELFTESR; this is translated from the coding sequence ATGAGCACTATTTCACTATATAAAGAAATGAACTTTGGCCTTGGCGAAACTGCCGATATGATCCGCGACCACGTAAATAGTTTTGCAAGTCAGGAGATTGCCCCGCTTGCTGAAAAAACGGATTTAGATAACGCTTTTCCAAATCAACTTTGGACACAAATGGGCGAAATGGGCGTACTGGGTATGACCGTATCTGAAGAACTTGGCGGCGCAGGGTTAGGTTACTTAGAACATGTTATTGCTATGGAAGAAATTAGCCGTGCCAGTGCCTCTATAGGTTTAAGCTATGGCGCGCATTCAAACCTGTGTGTTAATCAAATTAACCGTAACGGCACACAAGCTCAAAAAGAAAAATACTTACCTAAGCTTATTAGTGGTGAGCACATTGGTGCCCTTGCAATGAGCGAACCTAATGCGGGCTCTGACGTGGTATCGATGAAACTCAAAGCCGAGAAAAAAGGCGATAAGTACATTTTAAACGGTAATAAAATGTGGATCACCAATGGTCCTGACGCACACACGTTAGTAATTTACGCTAAAACAGATTTAAACGCCGGCGCTAAAGGCATTACCGCGTTTATTGTTGAGAGTGACTTCCCTGGTTTTTCAACGGCGCAAAAGCTCGATAAACTGGGCATGCGCGGCTCAAACACCTGTGAGCTGGTATTTGAAAACTGCGAAGTGCCCCAGGAGAATATTTTAGGTAACTTAAACGAAGGCGTTAAGGTACTTATGAGTGGCCTTGATTACGAGCGCGTAGTACTTGCAGCAGGCCCACTTGGTATAATGCAAGCGTGTATGGATATAGTTGTGCCGTATATTCATGAGCGTAAACAGTTTGATACCCCTATTGGTCAATTTCAGTTAATTCAGGGTAAAGTAGCCGACATGTATACACAAATGAATGCTGCGCGCTCATATGTATACACGGTAGCTAAAGCGTGTGACCGTGGTGAAACCACCCGTAAAGATGCCGCTGGTGCCATTTTATACGCCGCAGAGCTTGCAACTAAAATGGCGCTAGATGCAATTCAAATTTTAGGTGGCAATGGCTACATCAACGAATACGCCACAGGCCGCCTACTGCGTGATGCAAAACTATACGAAATAGGTGCAGGTACATCAGAAATACGCCGCATGCTTATTGGCCGCGAACTTTTCACTGAAAGCCGTTAA